A single window of Desulfovibrio sp. G11 DNA harbors:
- a CDS encoding GAF domain-containing protein, which yields MAQDYFRALRDVALVINSSLEPKDVLHKITEQTASTMGCKASTIRLLDTTGRFLLPSAAHGLSATYLRKGPVEVKRSGMDGEVLAGKTIHLKDAAADGRFQYPESAKTEGLVSVLSAPLMVDGKAIGLIRVYSAEEREFTPDEQTFMEAVAAISALAIENARLHEALRNNYELMSKHAYSVYED from the coding sequence ATGGCACAAGATTATTTCCGCGCACTCAGAGATGTGGCGCTGGTCATCAACTCCAGCCTTGAACCCAAGGACGTCCTGCACAAAATCACGGAACAGACCGCGTCCACCATGGGCTGCAAGGCCAGCACCATCCGCCTGCTGGACACCACGGGCCGCTTTCTGCTGCCCAGCGCCGCCCACGGCCTTTCAGCCACCTACCTGCGCAAAGGCCCGGTAGAAGTAAAACGCAGCGGCATGGACGGTGAAGTCCTGGCCGGCAAAACCATCCACCTCAAGGATGCCGCCGCCGACGGCCGCTTTCAGTATCCTGAATCAGCCAAGACCGAAGGACTGGTTTCCGTTCTTTCGGCTCCCCTCATGGTGGACGGCAAGGCCATCGGCCTCATTCGCGTGTATTCCGCCGAAGAACGCGAATTTACGCCCGACGAACAGACCTTTATGGAAGCCGTGGCCGCCATTTCTGCGCTTGCCATTGAAAACGCCCGCCTGCATGAGGCGCTGCGCAACAATTACGAACTGATGAGCAAGCACGCCTACTCGG
- a CDS encoding bactofilin family protein, which translates to MAKDEIAYLGSDTVYEGKLHFKGTVRIEGKFSGEIVSEGTLNVGKDALVTGSLDVGELLLSGRFTGEVTARRRVVVYGSGVLEGQVQTPVLLTEEGGIIEGQVSMQGCGKVKA; encoded by the coding sequence GTGGCCAAGGACGAAATAGCCTATCTCGGTTCCGATACGGTTTACGAAGGAAAACTGCATTTCAAGGGCACTGTGCGCATTGAAGGCAAGTTCAGCGGTGAAATTGTCAGCGAAGGCACACTCAATGTGGGCAAAGACGCCCTGGTCACCGGCAGCCTCGACGTGGGTGAACTGCTGCTTTCCGGCCGCTTTACCGGCGAGGTTACGGCCCGCCGTCGTGTAGTGGTCTATGGCTCCGGCGTTCTGGAAGGCCAGGTGCAGACCCCTGTGCTTCTGACCGAAGAAGGCGGTATCATTGAGGGGCAGGTAAGCATGCAGGGCTGCGGCAAGGTAAAAGCGTAG
- the rodA gene encoding rod shape-determining protein RodA, whose protein sequence is MDKSLFSYINWGLLACMLLLYLVGVGNLYSASGTRVETGLAFNSFYQRQIIWGLCGLACMLLAMTFDYRQLRNLAWPFFFLTMLLLLLVPIAGKTVYGAKRWLSLGFMSVQPSELAKLSVLVLAARLLARDGRPLGWKDFISIAFICLLPCALIVVQPDLGTTMLILLILAGMILFHGLKGYVLKTCLLAVPCFGAFMWLVGMHDYQRQRILTFLDPTTDPRGTGYHIIQSRIAIGSGELWGKGFKEGTQSQLRFLPERHSDFAVAVFGEEWGFVGCVALVTLFCLFLLSIFSTAAQAKDRFGSMLVVGVFFYFFWQILINMGMVIGIMPVVGIPLPFISYGGSATVVNFTLLGIVLNVSMRRFMFKG, encoded by the coding sequence ATGGACAAAAGTCTGTTCAGCTATATCAACTGGGGCCTGCTGGCCTGCATGCTGCTGCTCTATCTCGTGGGTGTGGGCAACCTGTATTCGGCCAGCGGCACGCGGGTGGAAACCGGTCTGGCTTTCAACAGTTTTTACCAGCGGCAGATTATCTGGGGCCTGTGCGGCCTGGCCTGCATGTTGCTTGCAATGACCTTTGACTACCGGCAATTGCGCAACCTGGCATGGCCGTTCTTTTTTCTGACCATGCTGCTTCTGCTGCTTGTTCCCATTGCGGGCAAGACCGTTTACGGGGCCAAACGCTGGCTTTCGCTGGGTTTCATGAGTGTGCAGCCTTCTGAGCTGGCCAAACTTTCCGTGCTGGTGCTGGCCGCGCGCCTGCTTGCGCGCGACGGCCGCCCGCTGGGCTGGAAAGATTTTATCTCCATAGCCTTTATCTGCCTGCTGCCCTGCGCACTCATCGTCGTCCAGCCCGACCTCGGCACAACCATGCTGATCCTGCTTATTCTGGCAGGCATGATCCTGTTTCACGGTCTCAAGGGCTATGTGCTCAAAACCTGCCTGCTTGCCGTGCCCTGCTTCGGAGCCTTCATGTGGCTTGTGGGCATGCACGACTACCAGCGCCAGCGCATCCTGACCTTTCTTGACCCCACCACAGACCCGCGCGGAACGGGCTACCACATCATCCAGTCGCGCATTGCCATCGGCTCGGGCGAACTCTGGGGCAAAGGCTTCAAGGAAGGTACGCAAAGCCAGCTGCGCTTTCTGCCCGAGCGGCATTCCGACTTTGCCGTGGCAGTTTTCGGGGAAGAATGGGGTTTTGTGGGCTGCGTGGCCCTGGTAACCCTGTTCTGCCTGTTTCTGCTGTCCATTTTTTCCACCGCCGCACAGGCCAAAGACCGTTTTGGCAGCATGCTGGTAGTAGGGGTATTTTTTTACTTTTTCTGGCAGATACTCATCAATATGGGTATGGTCATAGGCATCATGCCGGTGGTGGGCATTCCACTGCCCTTCATCAGCTATGGCGGCAGCGCCACCGTAGTTAATTTCACGCTGCTGGGCATTGTGCTCAACGTGTCCATGCGGCGCTTCATGTTCAAGGGATAA